A single window of Nicotiana sylvestris chromosome 5, ASM39365v2, whole genome shotgun sequence DNA harbors:
- the LOC104244354 gene encoding cysteine proteinase inhibitor 5: protein MALKFNCILAVTLLAVVVASLFFHASAALGGGGLPGGWSPISDTKDPQVVEIGKFAVNEYNKQAKTNLVFKRVKKGATQVVAGTNYRLVISANDGGRSNNRYKCWLVLILGFLLGVSSCFSREISTDAYPR from the exons atgGCCCTCAAATTCAACTGTATCCTCGCCGTGACACTCTTAGCCGTGGTGGTCGCCTCCCTCTTCTTCCACGCCTCCGCCGCACTGGGTGGCGGTGGTTTACCAGGTGGTTGGAGCCCTATATCTGACACAAAGGACCCTCAAGTGGTCGAGATCGGTAAATTTGCAGTGAATGAGTACAACAAACAGGCTAAAACTAATTTGGTTTTTAAACGAGTGAAGAAGGGAGCAACCCAAGTCGTCGCCGGCACCAATTATCGGCTAGTCATCTCCGCCAACGACGGTGGTCGTAGCAACAATAG ATATAAATGCTGGCTGGTTTTAATTCTTGGCTTTTTGCTTGGTGTCTCTTCATGTTTTAGCCGTGAAATCAGTACAGATGCTTATCCTAGGTAG